In Pseudovibrio brasiliensis, the following are encoded in one genomic region:
- a CDS encoding glycosyltransferase family 4 protein — protein sequence MSSILIVTDAWKPQINGVVRTLERLAVELRRMGIRVEFLTPQSFHSVPMPSYGEIRLSLTLPHIVRGFIEKYDCDHLHIATEGPLGLMARQVAKRDGRVFTTSYHTRFPEYLQARYPVPLSFSYSWLRRFHNSGQGCMVATGTLEADLRMRGFENLLRWSRGVDHQRFRPLRTTLLDHLPGPRFLYVGRVAVEKNIEAFLQLALPGTKVVVGGGPQLEELRLAYPEVLFTGPVEGDELVEYYANADVFVFPSLTDTFGNVLLEAIACGTPVAAFPVMGPIDVIGNSGAGVLKNDLQAAALEALEISRDHCRDVALRFTWRASAEQFLANAEHAYDPAMPAGFRQGAGAGQRSVGNHLNG from the coding sequence ATGAGCTCGATCCTGATTGTCACCGATGCGTGGAAACCTCAGATCAACGGTGTTGTGCGCACGCTGGAGCGGTTGGCTGTTGAGTTGCGCCGTATGGGTATTCGCGTTGAGTTTCTGACACCGCAGTCGTTTCACAGTGTGCCGATGCCATCTTATGGTGAGATCCGGCTGAGCCTGACGCTGCCTCATATCGTGCGTGGGTTTATCGAGAAGTACGACTGTGATCATCTGCATATCGCGACTGAGGGGCCGCTTGGGTTGATGGCGCGGCAGGTTGCAAAACGGGATGGGCGGGTTTTCACCACGAGCTATCACACGCGTTTTCCTGAGTATTTGCAGGCACGCTATCCGGTGCCTCTGTCCTTCAGCTATTCTTGGCTGCGTCGGTTCCACAACAGTGGGCAGGGATGCATGGTGGCGACGGGGACGCTGGAAGCAGACTTGCGGATGCGAGGGTTTGAGAATCTGCTGCGGTGGTCGCGCGGGGTGGATCATCAGCGGTTCCGGCCTTTACGGACCACGCTGCTGGATCATCTGCCAGGGCCGAGGTTTCTTTATGTGGGACGGGTGGCGGTTGAGAAGAATATTGAGGCGTTTCTTCAACTGGCCTTGCCGGGTACCAAGGTGGTTGTTGGCGGTGGACCGCAGCTGGAGGAGTTGAGGCTGGCGTATCCTGAGGTATTGTTTACGGGGCCTGTTGAGGGGGATGAGCTGGTTGAGTATTACGCCAATGCAGATGTGTTTGTGTTCCCCAGCCTGACGGATACGTTTGGCAATGTGTTGCTGGAGGCGATTGCCTGTGGGACGCCTGTTGCGGCGTTTCCTGTGATGGGGCCGATTGATGTGATCGGCAACAGCGGGGCCGGGGTGCTGAAGAATGACCTTCAGGCGGCGGCGTTGGAAGCGCTGGAGATTTCCCGTGATCACTGCCGGGATGTTGCCCTGCGATTTACATGGCGGGCGAGTGCAGAGCAGTTTCTGGCAAATGCTGAGCACGCGTATGATCCGGCGATGCCTGCCGGGTTTCGGCAGGGTGCTGGCGCAGGTCAGAGATCTGTTGGAAATCACCTGAATGGTTGA
- a CDS encoding threonine ammonia-lyase: MVLDVSSPVELTVSEIEKAKTRLQGYASLTPLLNFPVLDERVNGRVFIKAENLQRTGSFKFRGAFNRLSLIPEDKRPAGVVACSSGNHAQGVAAAAKILGFPATIVMPKDAPELKIQRTKALGAEVVLYDRETEDREAIAKGICKERGATFIHPYNDSGVIVGQGTTGLEIAEQCELLGVTPDLVISCTGGGGLTSGIALALEEKLPEVLIYTAEPDGFDDYARSLEAGERVSNPVLGGSVCDAVLTETPGDKGFSVLSRRHAKGLSVSDEEALNAVAFAYFELKLVVEPGAAVALASVLSKKIDLTGKTAVITISGGNVDPAVFATALKQYSAETVPA, encoded by the coding sequence ATGGTTTTAGATGTTTCCAGTCCCGTTGAACTCACCGTTTCCGAAATTGAAAAAGCAAAGACTAGGCTGCAGGGCTATGCCAGCCTGACGCCGCTTTTGAACTTTCCGGTGTTGGATGAGCGGGTGAATGGCCGCGTTTTCATCAAGGCGGAAAACCTGCAAAGAACCGGAAGCTTCAAGTTTCGTGGAGCGTTTAACCGCCTTTCTCTTATTCCGGAGGATAAACGGCCTGCGGGTGTTGTAGCCTGTTCTTCCGGTAACCATGCGCAAGGTGTGGCTGCTGCGGCGAAGATTCTGGGTTTCCCGGCGACTATCGTGATGCCGAAAGATGCGCCGGAGCTGAAGATCCAGCGCACCAAGGCGCTTGGGGCTGAGGTGGTGCTTTATGATCGGGAAACGGAAGATCGTGAAGCGATTGCCAAAGGCATCTGCAAGGAGCGCGGTGCGACGTTCATCCATCCTTACAACGACAGCGGTGTGATTGTCGGGCAGGGGACCACGGGTCTTGAGATTGCTGAGCAGTGTGAATTGCTGGGTGTGACGCCTGATCTGGTGATCAGCTGCACGGGTGGCGGTGGCCTGACCAGCGGTATTGCGTTGGCACTGGAAGAGAAGCTGCCTGAGGTACTGATCTACACAGCAGAACCTGATGGGTTTGACGATTATGCGCGCTCTTTAGAGGCTGGTGAGCGGGTGAGTAATCCGGTGCTTGGTGGTTCTGTGTGTGATGCGGTGCTGACGGAAACGCCGGGTGATAAGGGCTTTTCCGTTTTGAGCCGGCGTCATGCCAAAGGTTTGAGCGTGAGCGATGAGGAAGCGCTGAATGCGGTTGCCTTTGCTTACTTTGAGCTGAAGTTGGTTGTGGAGCCGGGGGCGGCTGTTGCGCTTGCTTCTGTGCTTTCCAAGAAGATTGATCTTACCGGGAAGACGGCAGTTATTACTATTTCCGGTGGTAACGTGGATCCTGCTGTCTTTGCGACTGCACTGAAGCAGTATTCTGCTGAGACAGTTCCAGCCTAA
- a CDS encoding OmpP1/FadL family transporter, protein MSRYLPITIASLSTLLIASDAFAGAFAVREQSAWFQGLSFAGNATVSKSLSSMYWNPATMTGHDGIQVETSQTVVFPRATIDLDTATIDALNIPVSGVPYSSGDIGVDAWVPAGYGTWKVDERLTLGVSSNAPYGFETKPQIEWAGQVYARSSRVLSVNVTPMAAYELTEKFSVGVGWQLQYLQVRLKSATGVPPIAANSPTAELRGEDYNLGFGATVGALFKPWEGTQLGIGYRSPIEHNLKGRLIVGGNTPTPIRANIIMPETVTVSFQQVLNERWRGMGTFEWTHWSRFGTFPVFNLQDQVVSELPFQYNDGYFISLGTEYDFTENFTGRFGLAYEWSPIDESNRTPRLPDANRFWISAGLSYFYEDWLEVDIGYSHLFPESENININPDHPFYEGITIQGPVNDTNVDIVSLGARLKF, encoded by the coding sequence ATGTCCAGATATCTGCCCATTACGATCGCCAGTCTCTCCACGCTGCTGATTGCCTCTGATGCCTTCGCCGGTGCTTTTGCTGTTCGTGAGCAATCCGCCTGGTTCCAAGGTCTTTCCTTTGCCGGAAATGCGACAGTCTCAAAAAGCCTTTCCAGTATGTACTGGAACCCAGCAACGATGACGGGACATGACGGCATTCAGGTGGAAACCTCCCAGACCGTTGTGTTTCCTCGTGCCACGATTGATCTGGATACGGCGACCATTGATGCGCTGAATATTCCAGTAAGTGGAGTGCCTTACTCCTCAGGTGATATTGGCGTAGATGCCTGGGTGCCTGCGGGGTATGGCACCTGGAAAGTGGATGAGCGCCTCACTCTTGGTGTTAGTTCCAATGCACCTTATGGCTTTGAAACCAAACCTCAAATTGAGTGGGCAGGACAGGTCTATGCGCGGTCCTCTCGCGTGCTTTCTGTCAATGTGACACCGATGGCAGCTTATGAGCTGACTGAGAAATTCTCCGTTGGGGTGGGTTGGCAGCTTCAATATTTGCAGGTGAGACTGAAGTCAGCGACGGGTGTTCCACCTATTGCCGCGAATTCTCCAACTGCAGAACTGCGTGGTGAGGACTACAATCTTGGATTTGGGGCAACCGTTGGGGCTCTCTTCAAGCCATGGGAAGGCACGCAGCTTGGTATTGGGTATCGCTCCCCCATTGAGCATAACCTCAAAGGGCGGCTGATTGTTGGTGGTAATACGCCAACTCCAATTCGCGCTAACATTATCATGCCTGAGACGGTGACAGTTTCCTTCCAGCAAGTGCTGAATGAGCGCTGGCGTGGGATGGGGACGTTTGAGTGGACACACTGGTCACGGTTTGGCACCTTCCCGGTGTTCAATCTGCAGGATCAAGTGGTTTCCGAGTTGCCGTTCCAATACAACGACGGCTACTTCATCTCGCTTGGTACGGAGTATGACTTTACCGAGAACTTCACTGGTCGGTTTGGGCTTGCTTATGAATGGTCGCCAATTGATGAATCCAACCGGACGCCGCGTCTGCCGGATGCGAACCGGTTCTGGATCAGCGCGGGTTTAAGTTACTTCTACGAGGATTGGCTGGAAGTGGACATCGGCTACTCGCACCTGTTCCCGGAAAGCGAGAATATCAACATCAACCCGGATCATCCGTTCTATGAAGGGATTACTATTCAAGGGCCGGTGAATGACACCAACGTGGACATTGTCAGTCTGGGTGCTCGTCTGAAGTTCTAA
- a CDS encoding TRAP transporter substrate-binding protein: protein MTKNKDNNLTRRQALGLTAGAVAGSAVLAAPALAQDAAPVIEWRMVTSWPKNLPGPGMSAQRICDRINIMSNGRMRVRLFAAGELVPAFEVFDAVSSGTAQMGHSVALYWAGKMPGSVFFTTVPFGLLPQEHTAWVDQMGGQELWDELYAPFGVKPFMAGNAGPTMAGWYREPVETLDDLKGRKLRMVGLGGEILRKLGVTPVNIPAAEIFTSLQTHVVDGVEFLGPWTDSALGFHKLVKYYYGPGFNKPNGTGEAIVNAVALEGLSPELQAVVEEACRVEADLALSEANAQNAASLKVLQEEHGVEVREFPEEVLAALKETSVEVLDIYTQKDKMARKIYESYIEAQGLLAGWSALSLGKNIAARS, encoded by the coding sequence ATGACCAAGAACAAAGATAATAATCTGACCCGCCGTCAGGCGCTGGGGCTAACTGCAGGGGCAGTTGCTGGTAGTGCTGTACTTGCTGCACCTGCGCTGGCTCAGGATGCTGCACCGGTGATCGAATGGCGCATGGTGACCAGCTGGCCGAAGAACCTGCCGGGCCCAGGAATGTCTGCGCAACGCATTTGTGATCGCATCAACATTATGAGCAATGGTCGGATGCGTGTGCGCTTGTTTGCTGCAGGTGAACTGGTTCCGGCTTTTGAGGTGTTTGACGCTGTTTCAAGCGGCACTGCCCAGATGGGCCATTCAGTTGCTTTGTACTGGGCTGGCAAGATGCCGGGTTCGGTGTTTTTTACGACCGTCCCTTTCGGTCTGCTGCCTCAGGAGCACACTGCCTGGGTGGATCAGATGGGTGGCCAGGAGCTTTGGGATGAGCTTTATGCGCCGTTTGGTGTGAAGCCGTTTATGGCAGGTAATGCCGGTCCTACCATGGCGGGTTGGTATCGTGAGCCTGTTGAGACGCTGGATGACCTGAAAGGGCGCAAACTGCGCATGGTTGGCCTTGGTGGTGAGATCCTGCGTAAGCTTGGTGTTACACCGGTCAACATTCCAGCTGCCGAGATTTTCACCAGTTTGCAAACCCATGTGGTGGATGGCGTTGAGTTTCTCGGTCCATGGACAGACAGTGCGCTGGGCTTCCATAAACTGGTTAAATACTACTACGGTCCGGGCTTTAACAAGCCGAACGGCACTGGAGAAGCAATTGTGAATGCGGTTGCGTTGGAAGGTCTTTCTCCTGAGCTTCAGGCGGTGGTTGAAGAGGCTTGCCGTGTGGAAGCTGATCTGGCGCTTTCTGAGGCCAATGCACAGAATGCAGCGAGCCTGAAGGTGCTGCAGGAAGAGCATGGGGTAGAGGTGCGTGAGTTCCCTGAAGAGGTTCTTGCTGCCTTGAAGGAAACCAGTGTTGAGGTGCTGGATATCTATACTCAGAAAGACAAAATGGCTCGCAAGATTTATGAGAGTTACATAGAAGCGCAGGGGCTCCTGGCAGGATGGAGCGCCCTTTCGCTGGGCAAAAACATCGCCGCAAGAAGCTAA
- a CDS encoding SDR family oxidoreductase — translation MNLGIEGRKAIICASSRGLGLGTAKALAEAGCDLVINGRNEQLLDQIAKDLAVKHSVSVTPIAADISSPEGQQAVLNACPNPDILINNNGGPPRRDFKELDRQSIQDGVIQNMITPIELIKAVIDGMAERKFGRIVNITSMSVKMPIEGLDLSSGARAGLTAFLAGVCRQYAQHNVTINNVLPGKFDTDRLKGGFERQAEQTGISIEEAKRLSSEEIPAKRLGNPEEFGKACAFMCSAHAGYITGQNLLLDGGLYPSAF, via the coding sequence ATGAATTTGGGAATTGAGGGGCGCAAAGCCATCATCTGCGCATCCAGCCGTGGCTTGGGATTGGGTACAGCAAAAGCACTGGCAGAAGCCGGATGTGATCTGGTGATCAACGGACGCAACGAGCAACTGCTCGATCAGATCGCCAAAGACTTGGCTGTAAAGCACTCCGTCTCGGTCACTCCGATCGCCGCTGACATCTCCTCTCCAGAAGGCCAGCAAGCTGTCCTTAACGCCTGCCCAAACCCGGATATCCTCATCAACAACAACGGCGGCCCACCGCGCCGCGATTTCAAGGAACTGGATCGCCAATCCATTCAGGATGGTGTCATCCAAAACATGATCACCCCGATTGAGCTGATCAAAGCCGTCATTGATGGCATGGCAGAGCGCAAGTTTGGCCGCATCGTCAACATCACCTCCATGTCCGTGAAGATGCCGATTGAGGGCCTTGACCTTTCCAGTGGCGCCCGCGCTGGCCTCACCGCTTTTCTGGCGGGCGTTTGCCGTCAATACGCACAGCACAACGTCACCATCAACAACGTCCTACCCGGCAAGTTCGACACCGACCGCCTGAAAGGTGGCTTCGAGCGTCAGGCAGAACAGACCGGCATTTCCATTGAAGAAGCAAAGCGCCTGTCCTCAGAAGAGATCCCGGCAAAAAGGCTTGGCAATCCTGAAGAGTTTGGCAAAGCCTGCGCCTTCATGTGCTCCGCCCATGCCGGTTACATCACCGGCCAGAACCTGCTGCTCGACGGCGGCCTCTACCCAAGCGCGTTCTAA
- a CDS encoding MFS transporter translates to MTMPRSSSPLGKAHNLFWIATGVSGLFAAFNFANAFFLAYFPLFLEDINFTPVQIAFVIALPNIVRIFATPVMTSISDRAGRRRHSMALFSVIALISFWVMIYSSDYWVVIGLVIFLSIFYTPIQPLQDAYAYETVHTLGLNYGPMRSWGSIAFVVATLIGGWYLSFGEPAELLFLTVGALGVLALTSVLLPGMPSESRSSTKESIWKAEELRDPQFLLVVLAGGLLLGSFSALYAFASIFWLSVGISDAMVGGLWALGTLAEIGIFVWGSFFMRHLGAWGLMVTGGVASIIRWLLFPYATETWSAVLLQLLHAGSFGMVFLGLVAYTSKLVSSKRLGTAQGLSQTAFGVVMGVSGIASGWLYEIEQAYAFYLMASICVAGVVTLMFVTKRV, encoded by the coding sequence ATGACTATGCCCAGAAGCAGTTCCCCTTTAGGGAAAGCCCATAATCTATTCTGGATCGCCACAGGCGTTAGTGGTCTGTTTGCGGCGTTCAATTTTGCGAACGCATTCTTTCTTGCGTATTTTCCTCTTTTTCTCGAGGATATTAACTTCACTCCTGTGCAGATTGCATTTGTTATCGCATTGCCGAATATCGTCCGGATTTTTGCAACTCCGGTGATGACGAGCATTTCTGACCGGGCGGGTCGCAGGCGTCATTCCATGGCGCTGTTCAGTGTGATTGCGCTGATCTCGTTCTGGGTCATGATCTACTCCAGTGACTACTGGGTGGTCATCGGCCTCGTGATTTTCCTCTCCATTTTCTACACGCCCATTCAGCCGTTGCAGGATGCATACGCATATGAAACCGTGCATACGCTTGGCCTCAATTATGGACCGATGCGGTCGTGGGGCTCCATTGCGTTTGTTGTCGCCACGCTGATTGGTGGTTGGTATCTGTCCTTTGGTGAGCCTGCCGAGCTGTTGTTCCTGACAGTCGGTGCCCTTGGTGTACTGGCGCTGACATCTGTTCTGCTGCCGGGCATGCCTTCTGAAAGTCGCAGCTCCACCAAAGAGAGCATCTGGAAAGCGGAAGAGCTGCGTGATCCGCAATTTCTGTTGGTGGTGCTGGCTGGCGGATTGTTGCTGGGCAGCTTCTCCGCGCTCTATGCCTTCGCTAGTATCTTCTGGCTGTCCGTTGGCATTAGTGATGCCATGGTTGGTGGCTTGTGGGCGCTTGGTACGCTGGCGGAGATCGGTATTTTCGTGTGGGGCTCGTTCTTTATGCGCCATCTCGGTGCGTGGGGTCTGATGGTGACCGGCGGTGTGGCGAGTATCATTCGCTGGCTGCTGTTCCCGTATGCCACTGAAACCTGGTCTGCTGTGCTGTTGCAGCTGCTGCATGCGGGCAGCTTCGGTATGGTGTTCCTGGGGCTTGTTGCCTACACGTCCAAGCTGGTTTCCAGCAAACGGCTTGGCACTGCGCAGGGGCTTTCTCAGACTGCCTTTGGTGTGGTGATGGGCGTGAGCGGCATTGCCAGTGGTTGGCTCTATGAGATTGAGCAGGCCTACGCCTTCTATTTGATGGCAAGTATCTGTGTCGCCGGTGTGGTGACGCTGATGTTTGTGACTAAGCGCGTTTAA
- a CDS encoding UDP-2,3-diacylglucosamine diphosphatase: MTGDSTSKKYRSLFLSDVHLGTRGCQADLLLDFLKHNDADTVYLVGDIIDGWRLKRSWYWPQLHNDVVQKLLRKGRKGARIVYIPGNHDEFLRDFFGIHFGGVEVVDQFIHEGANGKKYLVIHGDQFDVVVRHAKWLAFFGDWAYVTALNLNTVLNYCRRKLGLTYWSLSAWAKLKVKNAVNFIGKFEETLVSEAQRQKVDGVICGHIHHAADHETNGIHYINTGDWVESCTAVAENFDGTFELIRWGEGKRAASEPGKESSDSRVAA, encoded by the coding sequence GTGACCGGGGATTCTACTAGCAAAAAGTACAGAAGCTTGTTTCTGTCTGATGTACATCTGGGCACTCGCGGATGTCAGGCAGATTTACTGCTGGACTTTTTAAAGCATAACGATGCTGACACGGTTTATCTTGTTGGAGACATCATCGACGGGTGGCGTCTGAAACGCTCTTGGTACTGGCCTCAACTTCACAATGATGTGGTGCAGAAGCTGTTACGCAAAGGGCGCAAGGGCGCGCGCATTGTCTACATTCCCGGCAATCATGATGAGTTCCTGCGGGACTTCTTTGGCATCCATTTTGGCGGGGTGGAGGTCGTGGATCAGTTCATCCACGAAGGGGCAAACGGCAAGAAGTATCTCGTCATTCATGGGGACCAGTTTGATGTGGTGGTGCGCCATGCCAAGTGGTTAGCCTTCTTTGGAGACTGGGCCTATGTGACGGCGCTGAACCTGAACACAGTGTTGAACTACTGCCGCCGCAAGCTGGGGCTGACCTACTGGAGCTTGTCTGCCTGGGCGAAGCTGAAGGTGAAGAATGCGGTCAACTTCATCGGCAAGTTTGAGGAGACGCTGGTTTCTGAAGCGCAGCGGCAGAAAGTGGATGGGGTGATTTGTGGCCACATCCACCATGCGGCAGACCATGAGACCAACGGCATTCATTACATCAATACGGGTGACTGGGTGGAAAGCTGCACCGCTGTTGCCGAGAACTTTGACGGAACCTTTGAGTTGATCCGTTGGGGGGAAGGCAAGCGGGCTGCCTCTGAGCCTGGGAAAGAGAGTTCCGACAGTCGGGTGGCGGCATGA
- a CDS encoding protein phosphatase CheZ, with translation MAGNNRKVLLSPEEFDAIKSALSETERGRAFLHDHLTLNRSVETADLLEAVRRLEKTLVERELPSEMESYRLHTYEMYEAIERTKDEISKIKLENADNNRFSAASDELDAIVTSTESATQVILESSEAIQDLVDKLRASGAEDAPCDAIEEMAMEILMACSFQDLTGQRINKVVKALHYLEGRISKMIRIWGVDLSDENRPQINLVEPHDDDDRHIDKRPDAHLLNGPQMDGEGVDQADIDAMFDTTPASSEESLNENVVQFAAEARAEAPFQEAKSELEEEAAEVVELDDMADEPEVVETSEVAVLDDEEDDDLIATESTVPANDTEPLAAEAKVEEEENPIEIEGESPPLTAPRSSNSDPLHHLSTGERLALFS, from the coding sequence ATGGCTGGCAACAACCGAAAGGTCCTTTTGAGCCCCGAGGAATTTGATGCCATCAAAAGCGCACTCTCTGAGACAGAAAGAGGCCGCGCTTTCCTTCACGATCACCTCACCCTGAACAGATCAGTCGAGACAGCAGACCTTCTGGAAGCTGTGAGAAGACTTGAGAAAACATTGGTTGAGCGCGAACTTCCATCAGAGATGGAAAGCTATCGCCTGCACACCTATGAAATGTATGAGGCGATCGAGCGGACCAAGGACGAGATCTCCAAGATCAAGCTTGAGAACGCCGACAACAACCGCTTTTCGGCAGCCTCTGACGAGCTGGATGCAATCGTCACATCCACCGAAAGCGCAACTCAGGTCATTCTGGAATCATCTGAAGCTATTCAGGATCTGGTGGACAAACTGCGTGCGTCCGGCGCTGAAGATGCACCATGCGATGCCATTGAAGAAATGGCCATGGAAATTCTCATGGCCTGTTCCTTCCAGGACCTCACCGGCCAGCGCATCAACAAAGTGGTGAAGGCCCTTCATTACCTTGAAGGCCGCATCAGCAAGATGATCCGCATCTGGGGTGTGGACCTGAGTGACGAGAATCGTCCGCAGATTAATCTGGTCGAGCCACATGATGACGACGACCGTCATATCGATAAGCGTCCTGATGCCCACCTACTCAACGGGCCACAGATGGATGGCGAAGGCGTGGATCAGGCAGACATCGATGCCATGTTCGACACAACACCGGCCTCCTCTGAAGAATCCCTTAATGAGAACGTCGTCCAGTTTGCTGCCGAGGCACGCGCAGAAGCCCCCTTTCAGGAAGCTAAATCTGAGCTGGAAGAGGAAGCAGCAGAAGTTGTTGAACTCGACGATATGGCAGACGAGCCGGAAGTGGTCGAAACTTCTGAAGTCGCGGTTCTTGATGATGAAGAAGACGATGATCTGATCGCAACTGAAAGCACTGTGCCTGCAAATGACACTGAGCCGCTGGCAGCAGAAGCAAAGGTGGAAGAGGAAGAGAACCCGATTGAGATCGAGGGAGAATCTCCACCTCTGACAGCACCGCGCAGCAGCAACTCAGACCCGCTGCACCACCTCTCAACAGGTGAGCGCCTCGCCCTGTTCTCCTGA